The Stenotrophomonas maltophilia genome segment CTGAACACCTGTTCCTGCCCTTGGTGAGTGGCCGTGCCGAAGGCACTGGCCTGGGCCTGGCGCTGGCCCAGCAGGTGGCGCGCGAGCATCGCGGCACGCTGACCTACCGCTCGCGCCCGGGCCATACCGTGTTCACTCTGCTGCTGCCGATCGTCAGCGGCGCTGCCCCGGCCGAGGAGGCCCCGCGCGATGTCTAAGTCTTCTTCGTCCCCGCAGTGCATCTGGGTGGTCGATGACGATCGGGCCGTGCGCTTCGTGCTGTGCACCGCGCTACGCGAGGCGGGCTACCAGGTCGTCGATTTCGACAGCGCCGCACCCGCCCTGCAGGCGTTGAGCGAAGGCCCGCCACCGGCGCTGCTGTTCACCGATGTGCGCATGCCCGGCGACGATGGCCTGGTGCTGCTGGACAAGCTCAAGGCCGCGCTGCCGCAGCTGCCGGTGGTGGTGATGTCGGCCTATACCGACGTAGCCAGCACGGCCGGCGCGTTCCGCGGTGGCGCGCATGAATTCCTGTCCAAGCCGTTCGATCTGGACGATGCGGTGGCACTGGCGCAACGGGTGCTGCCGGCCGTCGCACCGGCATTGGCGGCGGCCACACCTGCGGCCGAAGCGCATAGCGACCAACCGCCGCAACTGGTGGGCGATACCCCGCCGATGCGCGCGCTGTTCCGCGCCATCGGTCGCCTGGCGCAGGCACCGCTGGCGGTGCTGATCACCGGCGAGACCGGCACCGGCAAGGAGCTGGTGGCCAATGCGCTGCATCGCGAATCACCGCGCGCGCAGGGGCCCTTCGTCGCGCTCAATACCGCTGCAATCCCGTCCGAGCTGCTGGAAAGCGAGTTGTTCGGCCACGAAGCCGGCGCCTTCACCGGCGCGCAGCGCCGCCATATCGGCCGCTTCGAGCAGGCCGATGGCGGCACGCTGTTCCTGGATGAGATCGGCGACATGCCGCTGCCGTTGCAGACCCGGCTGCTGCGCGTGCTGGCGCAGGGCGAGTTCTTCCGCGTCGGTGGCCGTGAACTGATCCGCGTCGACGTGCGCGTGGTCGCCGCCACCCACCAGGACCTGGAAGGGCTGGTTGCACAAGGAAAGTTCCGCGCCGACCTGCTGCACCGCCTCGACGTGGTGCGCCTGCAGCTGCCACCGCTGCGCGAGCGCCGCGAGGACATCGCACAGCTGGCCAGTACGTTCCTGGCCGCCGCCGCGCGCAAGCTGGATACGCCGCCGAAGCGGCTGACCGCGGCCGCACTGCAGGCGCTGCGCGAACACGACTGGCCGGGCAACGTGCGCGAACTGGAAAACGTGTGCTGGCGGATGGCGGCGTTGGCGGCCGCCGACACCATCGGCGTGGCCGACGTCGATACCGCGCTCAACCGTACGCGCGGTCGTCGCAGCAGCACCACCAGCGCCGATCCGGGGCAGTGGGAAGCGCTGCTGGCCGAATGGGCACGCCGTCAGCTGGCCGAAGGCGTGGAAGGGCTGCACGCGCAGGTGCGCGAGCGGGTCGACCATGCCCTGCTGGAGGCCGCGCTGCAGATCACCCACGGCCGCCGTGCCGAAGCCGCGGCCCGCCTGGGCCTTGGCCGCAATACCCTTACCCGCAAGCTGGGCGCCGGACGCCGCCGCGGGGGCCATTGAACGGCCCCTGCACGCGATCCTCGCGC includes the following:
- the ntrC gene encoding nitrogen regulation protein NR(I); translated protein: MSKSSSSPQCIWVVDDDRAVRFVLCTALREAGYQVVDFDSAAPALQALSEGPPPALLFTDVRMPGDDGLVLLDKLKAALPQLPVVVMSAYTDVASTAGAFRGGAHEFLSKPFDLDDAVALAQRVLPAVAPALAAATPAAEAHSDQPPQLVGDTPPMRALFRAIGRLAQAPLAVLITGETGTGKELVANALHRESPRAQGPFVALNTAAIPSELLESELFGHEAGAFTGAQRRHIGRFEQADGGTLFLDEIGDMPLPLQTRLLRVLAQGEFFRVGGRELIRVDVRVVAATHQDLEGLVAQGKFRADLLHRLDVVRLQLPPLRERREDIAQLASTFLAAAARKLDTPPKRLTAAALQALREHDWPGNVRELENVCWRMAALAAADTIGVADVDTALNRTRGRRSSTTSADPGQWEALLAEWARRQLAEGVEGLHAQVRERVDHALLEAALQITHGRRAEAAARLGLGRNTLTRKLGAGRRRGGH